AACATGTTCCTTATTTTCTTTCTCCTTTCTCTCTCATTCCATATGTTATTTCATGATGAGAATCACGATATTTTCCACCTTTACCTTTccatttttaatattttttccaCTTTTAATCACAAGCCCACCTCGACTTGGTTTTCCATTCACAAGCACTACTCCTCCTTCATTAATTACTTGGTTCCGATTCAAAGAATTCATATCTAAGTTTCTTTTGCTACTCCCACCAATGTTATCTAAATTTGTGAGATCACCCCATACTTGACTTTCCCCATGGAACCGGAAATTTGATCATGATCTACACTCGTTACCATGTTTTCTTTTGAGAAGGAAAGAGAGTGTAACATAGAAAAAATAATATGAAAAGAAGTAATGAAGAATGATGTATTTATATACAAGTATAATAGAGTTAAGTAAAAGCTATTGTGAAAAgttatattaaataaaaaataaaatgacaCGTTTTATGTAGAAGCATCTAGAATATGATTATAATATTGTTATTATAAATCCTAAAATGTTTGATAAATTAATTATACTAATATTGATATTAAGAAAAAAACAGACAAAAAGTTAGAGTTGTGTATAACAAATACAACTGCTTTCTCACGCATTAGGTTCCCATCAGATATGAGTTAATATATATTAAAACTAAActatataaaaaaattataatttagTTTTTAATTGGACAAATTAATTTGATTAGGaataataatatttaatattaataaaatttttTTGTATAAAACTGTGGGCATAACTCTATCTTCTAGACCTTTCTAACTCCACCTTCTAGACTTTCCCATGGGAAGGTTTAGAATATAAAATTATGACCATAACTTTCCATATATGAAAAGGTCTAGAAGATGGAGTTATTCCTacaatttttcataaaaaatattataattaaacTATATTATACCTAGTTTATTTAATTTGGTCAGcaattttatatatatatatatatatatatatatatatatatatatatatatatatatatatatatatatatatatatattgaataatTCGATTCTTTTGTCTCTTTGACACGTATATGTGAGAAATCAATAATGTTTTCTTTGTCTTTAGTTTATTTGTTCATCTTAATATGACTAGTTAAATAATGGAGTATATAAATATGACTGAAAAGTGTCGCATACTCTATCATATTTCAATATCAACAAAAAGTGACAAGTCATTGGAATTGTGTAATAACTAATTTAATACTAAAGACATTTGTTTCAACTTTTAAATTTGCTAAGATGTAAAGAAAAaccaaaaatatttaatattGTTTGAATTTCCACGTCTCTTGTATTTTTAAAATTTGAGCAAATATACTTAAATTGAGTAATTTTTGGGTTGTTAGATTATTTTACTCTAAATGGTTATTGAATCTATATCCTTCAAGATATTTCTTAAAATAAAGATAAGTTATTTAATGAGTTAAATCTCAGACATTTCCTATATATTGAAGAAAATTATAAATGTattatataatatttaaatgtttttcattgtcattttaaAATCAAACTTTAATACAACCAATTTATTTTCATGGTAGTATTCTTAGTTATAAGTAGTATGATAAAAAATACTATATTATTTAAGTACTTACGATAAAATATgaactaaaattattttaaaggcattacataaaataaatatatatatcagagtTTCTTCTCTCTCTAGTTTATAATTCaaaaaattatttcaaaaaaattaaattatgttttataAGGTTTAAGCAAATAATATAGTTTAAATTACAAAATAGTTCTTAAGTTTCtacatttttcttttttccaAGATTCAAACTCATGATCTCACAAAATGAATAGTATGTGCTTTGACTCTTTAAAAAATGAAGATGAATTTTATGAGGTTCCACATGAGAATAATTGTGATGTGTGAAATATAGAGTATGTGAAATATGATGTCTCGTGGTATAATCCACGGCTTCGAATTATTGGACAATTTTAAAGATAAAGCTTTCTAGCTAGTAACAATGGTAATCCTAAAATACAGGAGTGTAGAGACAAGTGACTGCCACTTATTGATTTATAGATTTTCTTCATTTGGTTAACTTACTGTCTAGAACACCTTTTAGGTGAGCGTAAGAAATCATCTACTTGTAGTAAGGTGTATTGGGGACCATAGCCTATGAATGGTGATCGCCAATTTGGTTTTTATTATTCCGAAATGGATTCATTCATATTTGAATTCATATCCAATTAgttgattaattaattaattaatcaataTATAGAAATATAATTTTCCTTTCtaattctatttaattatttaaaCAAATAAGTCTTTTAATTTGATAATTGCTATATAATTAGTATAAATATATATGCCTACATTTTAATTATCGgtaataataattaaataatatttaaatataaaataatcCAACAGTCTCCCACTTAAATAATATATGTTATTAATCATATCATAGTCTATAGGCGGCCATCCGAATGCTATTTATTTTTAGATTTCAACTCCACAATCTATGGTGAGGGGAGTAGATCAAATAGAGATAAGTCAGACCATTAGAGGAAGAGGAAGAGGAACACCTAGAAAGATTGTGTGGGAAGTTATTAAGAAAGATCTTGAAATACACAATTTGGATAAAACCATGATCCTGGATAGAACATTATGATAAAAGTTGATCCATATAGAAAACCCCTTCTTAGTGTGATTGGGTTTGGTTCTagttgatgttattgttgttgtacAACTAATTTTTATTACTTTGTAAAAGAAAACATAAAAAGTACATAGAAATTAATTTAAACACCACATTTCATGCCTCATAACGAAACAAAAATCACtataatttaataaaaatttaaatattataCTTGTTTGCTAATTAGACTGTCCTCTAACTTTGGCCCTTTTCTAGTTGTTTCTAGGAGAAAAACTAAATGAAATTAAAATTCATACAAAACGAGAATACAAATTTTATAAACAAATTTTAAGATATCAACATCAAAATTTCTCCAGCCGCTTGCTTGTATGTTTTCTCCATTGAATTTGTGTCATGTGAACCTTTGCTTGCCTGCAAAATAACACAATTCAATTCTTTTTGTTTAAgtaataattattttatttatttgataACATATTATAGTATATGTATGTTTGGTATCACTGTATGTTATTAACGTATTTGAAGTTTCATTTACACTAATGGGAAATTTATTATTATAACTATAGGACCCCTGATCAATTATGATAGTTTTCGTTGATTCATATGAATTCAATTGGGAGTTTATCACAAATGAAGACTCACTCACAAATGGGGACATAGATCTAAGcttgtctttcttcttcttttctaGATTTTCAAGAATCTGTTGTAaattttttatttctttcactgCTGCATCCACAATGGTTGACTTATCAACctgaaaaaaaaattaaattaacCATCCAATTTAGAAAATAACTGATTATGACACTAAAGTTTTACCCTAATTAAAAAATGAAGATGAACATGAATTTACCTTAGAGGGCAGATCTGGAAGCAAAGCATGAAGGCTAGCAAACATGTTCCTTATTTTCTTTCTCCTTTCTCTCTCATTCCATATGTGTATTTCATGATGAGAATCACGATATTTTCCACCTTTACCTTTTccatttttaatattttttccaCTTTTAATCACAAGCCCACCTCGACTTGGTTTTCCATTCACAAGCACTACTCCTCCTTCATTAATTACTTGGTTCCGATTCAAAGAATTCATATCTAAGTTTCTTTTGCTACTCCCACCAATGTTATCTAAATTTGTGAGATCACCCCATACTTGACTTTCCCCCATGGAACCGGAAATTTGATCATGATCTACACTCGTTACCATGTTTTCTTTTGAGAAGGAAAGAGAGTGTAACATAGAAAAAATAATATGAAAAGAAGTAATGAAGAATGATGTATTTATATACAAGTATAATAGAGTTAAGTAAAAGCTATTGTGAAAAgttatattaaataaaaaataaaatgacaTGTTTTATGTAGAAGCATCTAGAATATGATTATAATATTGTTATTATAAATCCTAAAAAGGTTGATAAATTAATTATACTAATATTGATATTAAGAAAAAAACAGACAAAAAGTTAGAGTTGTGTATAACAAATACAACTGCTTTCTCACGCATTAGGTTCCCATCAGATATGAGTTAATATATATTAAAACTAAActatataaaaaaattataatttagTTTTTAATTGGACAAATTAATTTGATTAGGaataataatatttaatattaataaaaaattttTGTATAAAACTGTGGGCATAACTCTATCTTCTAGACCTTTCTAACTCCACCTTCTAGACTTTCCCATGGGAAGGTTTAGAATATAAAATTATGACCATAACTTTCCATATATGAAAAGGTCTAGAAGATGGAGTTATGCCTacaatttttcataaaaaaatattataattaaacTATATTATACCTAGTTTATTTAATTTGGTCAgcaattatatatatatatatatatatatatatatatatatatatatatatatatatatatatatatatatatatatatatatatatatatatatatatatatataataatattgAATAATTCGATTCTGTTGTCTCTTTGACACGTATATGTGAGAAATCAATAATGTTTTTCTTTGTCTTTAGTTTATTTGTTCATCTTAATATGACTAGTTAAATAATGGAGTATATAAATATGACTGAAAAGTGTCGCAGACTCTATCATATTTCAATATCAACAAAAAGTGACAAGTCATTGGAATTGTGTAATAACTAATTTAATACTAAAGACATTTGTTTCAACTTTTAAATTTGCTAAGATGTAAAGAAAAaccaaaaatatttaatattGTTTGAATTTCCACGTCTCTTGTATTTTTAAAATTTGAGCAAATATACTTAAATTGAGTAATTTTTGGGTTGTTAGATTATTTTACTCTAAATGGTTATTGAATCTATATCCTTCAAGATATTTCTTAAAATAAAGATAAGTTATTTAATGAGTTAAATCTCAGACATTTCCTATATATTGAAGAAAATTATAAATGTattatataatatttaaatgtttttcattgtcattttaaAATCAAACTTTAATACAACCAATTTATTTTCATGGTAGTATTCTTAGTTATAAGTAGTATGATAAAAAATACTATATTATTTAAGTACTTACGATAAATATgaactaaaattattttaaaggcattacataaaataaatatatatatcagagtTTCTTCTCTCTCTAGTTTATAATTcaaaaattatttcaaaaaaattaaattatgttttataAGGTTTAAGCAAATAATATAGTTTAAATTACAAAATAGTTCTTAAGTTAAtacatttttcttttttccaAGATTCAAACTCATGATCTCACGAAATGAATAGTATGTGCTTTGACTCTTTGAAAAATGAAGATGAATTTTATGAGGTTCCACATGAGAATAATTGTGATGTGTGAAATATAGAGTATGTGAAATATGATGTCTCGTGGTATAATCCACGGCTTTGAATTATTGGACAATTTTAAAGATAAAGCTTTCTAGCTAGTAACAATGGTAATCCTAaacctacccttgaggaggccattatacaggttgcagaagcttcagtccagaagatcaagtctctggctaaaaactctgaagttagtgatgatcctaaatctgttaggacacactggaacagagtcattagttggatgacctctgagtcttataggctgaagggtatctctgaacaagtcagaaatggctacatcagagatgctgaggaacggctccaagagagattggccagagaagctgaggccaaaagattagaggaggaaagattggctagggaagctgaagaagaagctaagaggttagaagaagaacgactggcaaaggaagcagaacttctaaggattcaggaagctgaagccaaggctcaggcagatgcagaagcccaagctgctgctgaagctgaagctcagcaggctctgattcagggggagtcttcctctgcgatccctctgattcttaacactctgaaggagatcaagcaagatcagcaagagatcaagaaagatcagaatgagcttcgtgccaggatggacaagcaagatgctctgaatgaaaacatccagaacatgtttgccatgttgcttcagagacttcctcaacctccaaacccttaggcacttaggatttattttgtttgcttgcctaatgtttttgcttctgtcttctttttagctctgatattcgTCTTTGAATCTGATATTTTgactgttgtttgcctttgtgctttttaatgaattgtttttctctttattactctttttatttttatgcctttttgattatgccaaaaagggggagaaattattaatagctctgatgaaaattatgtctaaaaccttaagcattctgcaacaattatataaatagctctgattaaataatagctctgattaaataactttaacattaaaattaagaaattgcagaaagttttcagaaatctcattgcttggaaagctctggtaagaacttctgaactccctagtactaactcagggggagcttttgtctatctgatctaatatttttcatgtttcatctgataattttatttgttttgtcatcatcaaaaagggggagattgtaagaacaaaaagtgttctacaacagactccatgattttgatgataacaaaggatgaaaccaaaaatggcaccctaacgaaaagtttctaagtgtgcagggttctatagaaagaagaaataaatctgatgatgtcatcagatacaatacaagatcagatgcaaaatctcaagtatcagaagcatctaaagaggaatctcattcaagaagttctgactctggacaaaactacaaagtattagaagcatctgaacatgaagtaaagtctagaagctctgactccGAACAAATGTCctctgtaaactctgaagttatcagcgccatctgaactttcaagagataacatcagaagccagattcccagatacacaaagactctaatcagaattgttaatcatgatgaagtaacgtttaagccaagttaaagttctgcaaatggatttcctcaattggaaagagacgttaatctccacttccaagagagaagatactacttgtggtaagtagtcacttctaagagaaaaagtctactgcagaagctattaatggaatggcgtaactacatctctatatccaacagattcaacgctacttcaactctacttcaactcctataaatagagaagaaatcaacattcagcaaaaagaaatcactagccaaaactatactgaaattatatcacgctcaagaaaaacatctttgttcttcaaagaatttcactaagcttttgcttatcaagtgaaaaatttgttcttaagtttgtaatatttgctttcttagaagcactctagattacacatcttgtatctaatttttatttgatttcctcaagtgactctttgtagtctgtagacttgagaggactaagagattttcttctctcttaggggttgtttgtaatctttcaagattagtggattaagtccttgttgaaggcgaaatcaccttggccgggtggactggagtagctttgtgttataagcgaaccagtataaaatcattgtgtgatttcattttgcaaaagcgcttattttttcaaacaattcaaaccccccctttcttgtttttctcaccttcaaaatgaaattaaaattcATACAAAATGAGAATACAAATTTTATAATGAAATTTTAAGATATCAACATCAAAATTTCTCCAGCCACTTGCTTGTAAGTTTCGTCCATTGAATTTGTTTCATATGAATCTTTGTTTCGTATAAAACAATTATAATTTAGTTTTTAATTGACCAAATTAATTTGATTAGATataataatttttaatattaatCTAAATTTTTTTGTATAAAACTGTGCGCATAACTCTATCTTCTAGACCTTTCTAACTTCATCTTCTAGACTTTCCCATGGGAAGGTCTAGAATATAAAATTATGCCCATAATTTTCCATATATGAAAAGGTCTGGAAGATGGAGTTATGCATACAACTTTCCAcaaaaaattattataattaaacTTTATTATACCTAGTTTATTTAATTTGGTCAACAAttatatatttataaatattGAATAATTCCATTCTTTTGTTTCTTTGACACGTATATGTGAGAAATCAATAATATTTTTCTTTGTCTTTAGTTTATTTATTCATCTTAATATGACTAGTGAAATAATGGAGTATATAAATATGACTGAAAAGTGTTGCATACTCTATCATATTTCAATATCAACAAAAAGTGACAAGTCATTGGAATTGTGTAATAACTAATTTAACACTAAAGACATTTGTTTCAACTTTTACATTTGCTAAGATGTCAAGAAAAaccaaaaatatttaatattGTTTGAATTTCCACGTCTCTTGTATTTTTAAAATTTGAGCAAATATACTTAAATTGATTAATTTTTGGGTTGTTAGATTATTTTACTCTAAATGGTTATTGAATCTATAATCTTTAAGATATTTCTTAAAATAAAGATAAGCTATTTAATGAGTTGAATCTCAGACATTTCCTATATATGTAAGAAAATTATAAATGTATTATATAATACTTAAATGtttttcattgtcattttaaAATCAAACTTTAATACAACCAATTTATTTTCATGGTAGTATTCTTAGTTATTAAAAAATACTATATTATTTAAGTACTTACGATAAATATgaactaaaattattttaaaggcattacataaaataaatatatatatatcagagttTCTTCTCTCTCTATTTTATAATTcaaaaattatttcaaaaaaattaaattatattttataagGTTTAAGCAAATAATATAGTTTAAATTACAAAATAGTTCTTAAGTTAATACATTTTTTTCCAAGATTCAAACTCATGATCTCACGAAATGAATAGTATGTGTTTTGACTCTTTGAAAAATGAAGATGAATTTTTTGAGGTTCCACATGAGAATAATTGTGATGTGGGAAATATGATGTCTCGTGG
This sequence is a window from Lathyrus oleraceus cultivar Zhongwan6 unplaced genomic scaffold, CAAS_Psat_ZW6_1.0 chrUn0865, whole genome shotgun sequence. Protein-coding genes within it:
- the LOC127115031 gene encoding transcription factor bHLH95, yielding MLHSLSFSKENMVTSVDHDQISGSMGESQVWGDLTNLDNIGGSSKRNLDMNSLNRNQVINEGGVVLVNGKPSRGGLVIKSGKNIKNGKGKGGKYRDSHHEIHIWNERERRKKIRNMFASLHALLPDLPSKVDKSTIVDAAVKEIKNLQQILENLEKKKKDKLRSMSPFASKGSHDTNSMEKTYKQAAGEILMLIS